Proteins from a genomic interval of Streptomyces sp. NBC_00820:
- the moeZ gene encoding adenylyltransferase/sulfurtransferase MoeZ, producing MSLPPLVEPAAELTVDEVRRYSRHLIIPDVGMDGQKRLKNAKVLCVGAGGLGSPALMYLAAAGVGTLGIVEFDEVDESNLQRQIIHSQADIGRSKAESARDSVLGINPYVNVILHEERLEAENVMDIFGQYDLIVDGTDNFATRYLVNDACVLLNKPYVWGSIYRFDGQASVFWSEHGPCYRCLYPEPPPPGMVPSCAEGGVLGVLCASIGSIQVTEAIKVLTGIGDPLVGRLMIYDALEMQYRQVKVRKDPDCAVCGENATVTELIDYEAFCGVVSEEAQAAVAGSTITPKQLKEWIDDGENIEIIDVREPNEYEIVSIPGAKLIPKNEFLMGNALQDLPQDRKIVLHCKTGVRSAEVLAVLKSAGFADAVHVGGGVIGWVNQIEPDKPVY from the coding sequence GTGTCGCTGCCACCCCTGGTCGAGCCAGCCGCTGAGCTCACCGTAGACGAGGTCCGCCGGTACTCCCGCCACCTGATCATCCCGGACGTCGGGATGGACGGGCAGAAGCGGTTGAAGAACGCCAAGGTGCTCTGTGTGGGTGCGGGCGGCCTGGGCTCGCCGGCGCTGATGTACCTGGCCGCCGCGGGCGTCGGCACCCTCGGCATCGTGGAGTTCGACGAGGTCGACGAGTCGAACCTGCAGCGTCAGATCATCCACAGCCAGGCCGACATCGGCCGCTCCAAGGCCGAGTCCGCGCGCGACTCCGTCCTCGGCATCAACCCGTACGTGAACGTGATCCTTCACGAGGAACGGCTCGAGGCCGAGAACGTGATGGACATCTTCGGCCAGTACGACCTGATCGTCGACGGCACGGACAACTTCGCGACCCGTTACCTGGTCAACGACGCGTGCGTGCTGCTGAACAAGCCGTACGTCTGGGGCTCGATCTACCGCTTCGACGGCCAGGCCTCGGTCTTCTGGTCCGAGCACGGTCCCTGCTACCGCTGCCTCTACCCGGAGCCCCCGCCGCCGGGCATGGTCCCCTCCTGCGCCGAGGGCGGCGTCCTGGGCGTGCTGTGCGCGTCCATCGGCTCCATCCAGGTCACCGAGGCGATCAAGGTCCTTACCGGCATCGGCGACCCGCTGGTCGGCCGCCTGATGATCTACGACGCCCTGGAGATGCAGTACCGCCAGGTCAAGGTCCGCAAGGACCCCGACTGCGCGGTCTGCGGCGAGAACGCCACCGTCACCGAGCTCATCGACTACGAGGCCTTCTGCGGCGTCGTCTCCGAGGAGGCGCAGGCGGCGGTCGCCGGCTCCACGATCACTCCCAAGCAGCTCAAGGAGTGGATCGACGACGGCGAGAACATCGAGATCATCGACGTCCGCGAGCCGAACGAGTACGAGATCGTCTCCATCCCCGGCGCCAAGCTGATCCCGAAGAACGAGTTCCTCATGGGCAACGCCCTGCAGGACCTGCCCCAGGACAGGAAGATCGTCCTGCACTGCAAGACGGGCGTCCGCAGCGCGGAGGTCCTCGCCGTCCTGAAGTCCGCGGGCTTCGCGGACGCCGTCCACGTCGGCGGCGGAGTCATCGGCTGGGTCAACCAGATCGAACCCGACAAGCCGGTCTACTGA
- a CDS encoding NAD-dependent epimerase/dehydratase family protein, with translation MRVLLIGANGYIGRFVADRLLADPAVQLTALGRGDDADVRFDLATGSPGALTRFLDAVHPGVVVNCAGATRGGARELTRHNTVAVATVCEALRRSGCGARLVQVGCSSEYGPSQPGSSTAEDAVPRPGGPYGVSKLAATELVLGSGLDAVVLRVFSPAGPGTPAGSPLGRLAEAMRRAMQSGDGELKLGGLGVQRDFIDVRDVARAVHAASLSAAQGVINIGSGRAVRLRDAAGVLARVAGYGGALHELDNPQGPLRGAIAHPRSDSEHVAPVAYPYPDGCGSWQQADVRTARDRLGWRPRINLEESLADIWMEAACRI, from the coding sequence ATGAGAGTCCTGCTGATCGGAGCCAACGGATACATCGGCCGCTTCGTGGCCGACCGCCTGCTCGCCGACCCCGCCGTCCAGCTCACCGCGCTCGGCCGCGGCGACGACGCCGACGTCCGCTTCGACCTCGCCACCGGCAGCCCCGGCGCGCTCACGCGGTTCCTCGACGCGGTCCATCCCGGAGTCGTCGTCAACTGCGCGGGCGCCACCCGGGGCGGTGCCCGCGAACTCACCCGGCACAACACCGTCGCCGTCGCCACCGTCTGCGAGGCCCTGCGCCGCAGCGGCTGCGGCGCCCGGCTGGTGCAGGTCGGCTGCAGTTCCGAGTACGGCCCCAGCCAGCCCGGTTCCTCCACGGCCGAGGACGCCGTACCGCGCCCCGGCGGCCCGTACGGCGTCAGCAAGCTCGCCGCCACCGAACTGGTCCTCGGCTCGGGCCTCGACGCCGTCGTGCTCCGCGTCTTCTCGCCCGCCGGACCCGGCACCCCGGCCGGCTCCCCGCTCGGCCGGCTCGCCGAGGCCATGCGCCGCGCCATGCAGTCCGGCGACGGCGAACTCAAACTCGGCGGCCTCGGCGTCCAGCGCGACTTCATCGACGTACGCGACGTCGCCCGCGCGGTGCACGCGGCCTCGCTCTCCGCCGCCCAGGGCGTCATCAACATCGGTTCCGGCCGCGCCGTACGCCTGCGTGACGCCGCCGGCGTCCTCGCCCGGGTCGCCGGATACGGCGGCGCCCTCCACGAGCTCGACAACCCGCAGGGTCCGCTGCGCGGCGCCATCGCGCACCCCCGGTCCGACTCCGAGCACGTGGCGCCGGTCGCGTACCCGTACCCGGACGGCTGCGGCAGCTGGCAGCAGGCCGACGTGCGCACCGCCCGTGACCGGCTCGGCTGGCGCCCCCGCATCAACCTCGAAGAGTCCCTCGCCGACATCTGGATGGAGGCGGCATGCCGCATCTGA
- a CDS encoding lysylphosphatidylglycerol synthase transmembrane domain-containing protein, whose product MKQQGVHPEDAEGTPGVSARPDAAHAGTGDTGAPGPDKGSREPDTRARGDAPGADTHAREDASGTGEGAHVPGGARPGKGSGAGGDDPGAEEVEGDEPLLPARVHRPSDLMRLLVGVLAIAVLLAIAAFAHGTTSGLEQDINKGTGQAPDLLIKLAGLASSIAILLVPVAFAIERLIKRDGLRIADGVLAAVLAHGVTLATDLWVARAAPGSIQEALTQPSPGDIHALTDPVHGYLAPVIAYMTAVGMSRRPRWRAVLWIVLLLDAFSMLVTGYTTPFSIVLTVLIGWTVAYGTLYAVGSPNVRPTGRTLMAGLRHVGFHPVSAARVEVPDAENGDRGRRYFVTLQDGPPLDVTVLDREQQAQGFFYRVWRNLTLRGFATRSSLQSLRQALEQEALLSYAAAAAGADTPRLIATSELGPDAVMLVYEHTGARTLDSLADDEITDELLRKAWHQAQTLQSRRIAHRRLSGDAILVDRSGNVILTELAAGEIAAGELLLRMDVAQLVTTLALRVGAERAVASAVRVLGPDAVADCLPMLQPIALTRSTRATLRRLGRERAEREREAVLESSRLAKQARLEHAAETAGAAPERPGKKAVRAEQRAEKRAIDEAVEEAREEDLLTQIRHEVLRIRPQAPVEPVRLERVRPRTLISFIAGAIGGYYLLTQLTHTEFGTVFARAQWGWLIAAVLFSALSYVAAAMALLGFVPERVSFPRTVAAQVAGSFVKIVAPAAVGGVALNTRFLQRQGVRPGLAVASVGASQLFGLGCHILMLLSFGYLTGTEKTPSLSPSRTVIAGLLTVAVLVLVVTSVPLLRKFVSTRVRSLFAGVVPRMLDVLQRPQKLITGIGGMLLLTGCFVMCLDASIRAFGDESTSLSIASVAVVFLAGNALGSAAPTPGGVGAVEATLTVGLLAVGLPKEVAAPAVLLYRLLTLWLPVLPGWLAFNHLTRKGAL is encoded by the coding sequence GCGGACACACACGCGCGTGAGGACGCGTCCGGCACCGGCGAAGGGGCGCACGTCCCCGGCGGGGCGCGCCCCGGCAAGGGGTCGGGCGCCGGGGGCGACGATCCCGGTGCGGAGGAGGTCGAGGGTGACGAGCCGCTGCTCCCCGCACGCGTGCACCGTCCCTCCGACCTCATGCGGCTGCTGGTGGGCGTGCTCGCCATCGCCGTCCTGCTCGCCATCGCGGCGTTCGCCCACGGCACCACCTCGGGCCTGGAACAGGACATCAACAAGGGCACCGGCCAGGCCCCCGACCTGCTGATCAAGCTCGCGGGGCTCGCGTCGAGCATCGCGATCCTCCTGGTGCCGGTCGCTTTCGCGATCGAACGGCTGATCAAACGGGACGGGCTGCGGATCGCCGACGGCGTCCTGGCGGCCGTCCTCGCGCACGGCGTGACCCTCGCCACCGACCTGTGGGTCGCCCGGGCGGCCCCCGGCTCCATCCAGGAAGCGCTCACCCAGCCGTCACCGGGCGACATCCACGCCCTGACCGATCCGGTGCACGGCTACCTCGCGCCCGTCATCGCGTACATGACGGCCGTCGGCATGTCCCGCAGACCCCGCTGGCGCGCGGTGCTGTGGATCGTGCTGCTGCTCGACGCCTTCTCCATGCTGGTCACCGGCTACACGACCCCGTTCTCGATCGTCCTGACCGTGCTGATCGGCTGGACCGTCGCCTACGGCACGCTGTACGCGGTCGGCTCGCCCAACGTCCGGCCCACCGGGCGGACCCTGATGGCCGGCCTCAGGCACGTCGGCTTCCACCCCGTGAGCGCGGCCCGCGTGGAGGTCCCGGACGCGGAGAACGGCGACCGCGGGCGGCGCTACTTCGTCACCCTTCAGGACGGCCCTCCGCTGGACGTCACGGTCCTCGACCGTGAGCAGCAGGCGCAGGGATTCTTCTACCGCGTGTGGCGGAACCTGACCCTGCGCGGCTTCGCCACCCGCTCCAGCCTGCAGTCACTGCGGCAGGCGCTGGAGCAGGAGGCGCTGCTGTCGTACGCGGCGGCCGCGGCGGGCGCCGACACGCCCAGGCTGATCGCCACCTCCGAACTCGGTCCGGACGCGGTGATGCTCGTCTACGAGCACACCGGTGCCCGGACGCTGGACTCGCTGGCCGACGACGAGATCACCGACGAGCTGCTGCGCAAGGCCTGGCACCAGGCGCAGACGCTGCAGTCGCGGCGCATCGCGCACCGCAGGCTGTCGGGCGACGCGATTCTGGTGGATCGTTCCGGCAATGTGATCCTCACCGAGCTGGCCGCCGGTGAGATCGCGGCCGGCGAGCTGCTGCTGCGCATGGACGTGGCCCAGCTGGTCACCACGCTCGCCCTGCGGGTGGGCGCCGAGCGCGCCGTGGCCTCCGCGGTCCGCGTGCTGGGACCGGACGCGGTCGCGGACTGCCTGCCGATGCTCCAGCCCATCGCGCTGACGCGCTCCACGCGCGCGACGCTGCGCCGGCTGGGCCGGGAGCGGGCCGAGCGGGAGCGCGAGGCGGTGCTGGAGTCCTCCCGGCTGGCCAAGCAGGCCCGCCTGGAGCACGCCGCCGAGACGGCCGGGGCCGCTCCCGAGAGACCGGGCAAGAAGGCGGTCCGCGCCGAGCAGCGGGCCGAGAAGCGCGCCATCGACGAGGCCGTCGAAGAGGCGCGCGAAGAGGACCTGCTCACCCAGATCCGGCACGAGGTGCTGCGGATCAGGCCCCAGGCCCCGGTGGAGCCGGTACGGCTGGAGCGGGTACGGCCGCGCACCCTGATCAGCTTCATCGCCGGTGCGATCGGCGGCTACTACCTGCTGACGCAGCTCACCCACACCGAGTTCGGCACGGTGTTCGCGCGGGCCCAGTGGGGCTGGCTGATCGCCGCGGTGCTGTTCTCCGCGCTCAGCTACGTGGCCGCCGCCATGGCGCTGCTGGGGTTCGTACCGGAGCGGGTGTCCTTCCCGCGGACGGTGGCGGCCCAGGTGGCCGGCTCCTTCGTGAAGATCGTGGCGCCGGCGGCCGTCGGCGGCGTCGCCCTGAACACGCGGTTCCTGCAGCGCCAGGGCGTGCGCCCGGGGCTCGCGGTGGCCAGTGTCGGCGCCTCGCAGCTGTTCGGGCTCGGCTGCCACATCCTGATGCTGCTGTCCTTCGGCTACCTGACCGGTACCGAGAAGACGCCGTCGCTGTCGCCGTCCCGGACGGTCATCGCCGGTCTGCTGACCGTGGCGGTGCTGGTGCTCGTGGTGACCTCGGTGCCGTTGCTGCGGAAATTCGTCTCCACGCGCGTGAGGTCGCTGTTCGCCGGCGTCGTACCGCGCATGCTCGACGTCCTGCAGCGGCCCCAGAAGCTCATCACCGGCATCGGCGGCATGCTCCTGCTGACGGGCTGCTTCGTCATGTGCCTGGACGCCTCCATCAGGGCGTTCGGCGACGAGTCGACCTCGCTCAGCATCGCCAGCGTCGCCGTCGTCTTCCTCGCCGGAAACGCGCTCGGCTCCGCGGCGCCCACCCCGGGCGGTGTCGGCGCGGTCGAGGCGACCCTCACGGTCGGTCTGCTCGCCGTGGGCCTGCCCAAGGAGGTCGCCGCGCCGGCCGTCCTGCTGTACCGGCTGCTGACCCTGTGGCTGCCGGTGCTGCCGGGGTGGCTGGCCTTCAACCACCTCACCCGCAAGGGCGCCCTCTAG
- a CDS encoding spherulation-specific family 4 protein yields the protein MPHLTSAAAGPTSTGVRTGLGVPGYAHPLLAPAEWAELTRPGTPLDWVVLNVSGGGPGIRPDPHCLQAAGRLRNAGVRVLGHLDLAHGARAAAGLFADAHRYADWYRVDGFLLDRCPTDRAALPEVRRVVTTLRTADAGTHIVLGHGGHPHPAYAENADQLVTFSGPWSAYRWSQVAEWTADYPPDRFCHFVHSVPLGHLEEALRIARWQGAATIYFTDRTDRTDRTDRTDRTDRTDRTDRTDRGGRADRTDPWETMPGYWDEIVSRIGTGVSE from the coding sequence ATGCCGCATCTGACCAGCGCCGCGGCAGGCCCGACCAGCACCGGCGTACGCACCGGCCTCGGCGTCCCGGGCTACGCACACCCCCTGCTCGCCCCGGCCGAGTGGGCCGAACTCACGCGCCCGGGCACCCCGCTGGACTGGGTCGTGCTGAACGTCTCCGGCGGCGGGCCCGGTATTCGCCCCGACCCGCACTGCCTCCAGGCCGCGGGACGGCTGCGCAACGCGGGCGTCCGCGTCCTCGGTCACCTGGACCTCGCCCACGGCGCCCGCGCCGCCGCCGGCCTGTTCGCCGACGCGCACCGCTACGCCGACTGGTACCGGGTCGACGGGTTCCTGCTGGACCGCTGTCCCACCGACCGCGCCGCGCTCCCCGAGGTCCGCCGCGTGGTCACCACCCTGCGGACGGCCGACGCCGGCACCCACATCGTCCTCGGCCACGGCGGCCACCCGCATCCGGCGTACGCGGAGAACGCCGACCAGCTGGTGACCTTCTCCGGCCCCTGGTCCGCGTACCGCTGGTCGCAGGTCGCCGAGTGGACCGCGGACTATCCCCCCGACCGCTTCTGCCACTTCGTGCACAGCGTGCCCCTCGGCCACCTGGAGGAGGCCCTGCGCATCGCCCGCTGGCAGGGCGCGGCGACGATCTACTTCACCGACCGCACCGACCGCACCGACCGCACCGACCGCACCGACCGCACCGACCGCACCGACCGCACCGACCGCACCGATCGCGGCGGCCGGGCCGACCGCACCGACCCCTGGGAGACCATGCCCGGCTACTGGGACGAGATCGTCTCGCGCATCGGAACGGGTGTCTCGGAATGA
- a CDS encoding DUF3492 domain-containing protein — MRIGLLTEGGYPYVNGDAGPWCDRLVRGLGQHEFDVYALSRGRQQEDGGRVPLPPQVSRVRTAPLWTARDDGVTYGRRARRRFGEAYGELLATVCAGAGAGSGSGAGVGAGSGAGADVLAGSGADSDVDSGTGVGSVDLADRFGNALYGLAELARDKGGLVGALRSDTAVRILERACRAPGALHTAREARVPDLLTFTAHLERALRPLSLDWYGDDALGAADLCHAASGGLAALPGLLARHLNGVPLLVTEYGVQLRSHYLTLGPDAAAPAVRALLAAFHGRLATEIYRRSEILTPGNAHARRWQEHCGAERARIRTVPPGMEASRFAEVGESPDRADPDTLVWVGRVEPGKDLVSLLHAFAEVRKEEPGARLRIVGVPVDAEGESYLGHCRALAAQLFPDEAEGVHAVGCNPVSFEEVGGPEAPTLADAYAAGAVVALSSVVEGFPVSLVEAMFCGRATVSTDVGAVVEVIGGTGLVVPPRNPRALAEACVSLLRDPERRERLGAAARARALELFTVEQNIKAFHGIYLEIVSRCPVRRVALDAAGDPRPFAAPAETHVPGRWHGLTARVLPPGIAPSWAAGGPVRATSATVAVTAPVTAPAAPEGAL, encoded by the coding sequence GTGCGCATCGGACTGCTTACGGAGGGTGGCTATCCGTATGTGAACGGTGACGCCGGACCCTGGTGCGACCGGCTCGTGCGCGGGCTCGGGCAGCACGAGTTCGACGTCTACGCGCTCAGCCGCGGACGGCAGCAGGAGGACGGCGGTCGGGTTCCGCTCCCGCCGCAGGTCAGCCGCGTGCGTACGGCTCCGCTGTGGACGGCGCGGGACGACGGGGTCACCTACGGACGGCGCGCGCGCCGGCGCTTCGGCGAGGCTTACGGGGAACTGCTGGCCACGGTGTGCGCGGGGGCCGGTGCGGGCTCGGGTTCGGGCGCAGGGGTTGGCGCCGGGTCCGGTGCGGGGGCCGATGTCCTGGCCGGGTCCGGGGCGGATTCCGATGTCGATTCCGGTACCGGTGTCGGCTCCGTCGATCTGGCGGACCGTTTCGGCAACGCTCTGTACGGGCTTGCCGAACTCGCCCGTGACAAAGGCGGACTGGTCGGCGCGCTCCGCTCCGACACCGCCGTACGCATCCTGGAGCGGGCCTGCCGCGCCCCCGGCGCGCTGCACACGGCGCGCGAGGCGCGCGTACCCGACCTGCTGACCTTCACCGCACACCTCGAACGCGCCCTGCGCCCCCTCTCGCTGGACTGGTACGGCGACGACGCCCTCGGCGCGGCCGACCTCTGCCACGCCGCCTCCGGCGGCCTCGCGGCACTGCCCGGACTGCTCGCCCGGCACCTGAACGGCGTGCCCCTGCTGGTCACCGAGTACGGCGTGCAGCTGCGCTCCCACTACCTGACCCTCGGCCCCGACGCGGCCGCCCCCGCCGTACGGGCGCTGCTCGCCGCCTTCCACGGCCGGCTGGCCACCGAGATCTACCGCCGTTCCGAGATCCTCACCCCGGGCAACGCGCACGCCCGTCGCTGGCAGGAACACTGCGGCGCCGAGCGCGCCCGGATCCGTACCGTCCCCCCGGGCATGGAGGCGTCCCGCTTCGCCGAGGTCGGCGAGTCCCCCGACCGCGCCGACCCGGACACGCTCGTCTGGGTCGGGCGCGTCGAACCCGGCAAGGACCTGGTCTCGCTGCTGCACGCGTTCGCCGAGGTCCGCAAGGAGGAGCCCGGGGCCCGCCTGCGCATCGTCGGCGTACCCGTGGACGCCGAGGGCGAGTCGTACCTGGGGCACTGCCGGGCGCTCGCCGCCCAGCTCTTCCCGGACGAGGCCGAGGGCGTGCACGCGGTCGGCTGCAATCCCGTCTCCTTCGAGGAGGTCGGCGGCCCCGAGGCGCCGACCCTTGCCGACGCGTACGCCGCCGGTGCCGTCGTCGCCCTCTCCAGCGTCGTCGAGGGCTTCCCGGTCAGCCTGGTCGAGGCCATGTTCTGCGGCCGCGCCACCGTCTCCACGGACGTCGGAGCGGTGGTCGAGGTCATCGGCGGGACGGGTCTCGTCGTACCCCCGCGCAATCCGCGGGCGCTCGCCGAGGCGTGCGTGTCGCTGTTGCGCGACCCCGAGCGCCGCGAGCGGCTCGGCGCCGCCGCACGCGCCCGCGCACTCGAACTGTTCACCGTCGAGCAGAACATCAAGGCATTTCACGGCATTTACCTGGAGATCGTCTCACGCTGCCCGGTCCGCCGCGTCGCCCTCGACGCGGCCGGCGACCCGCGCCCGTTCGCCGCTCCGGCCGAGACCCACGTCCCGGGCCGCTGGCACGGCCTCACGGCCCGCGTACTGCCCCCTGGCATCGCGCCGAGCTGGGCGGCGGGCGGTCCGGTCCGCGCGACATCCGCGACCGTCGCAGTGACGGCTCCAGTGACGGCTCCGGCGGCGCCGGAGGGGGCGCTGTGA
- a CDS encoding DUF7144 family membrane protein, whose translation MSSDATRPTSAGVKPSPWHAPTSGTTVLAAALMIFGGAMAIFEGISAIAGDGLFLATRRYVFQFSLTGWGWVHLFLGFVLVLAGCAVLTGALWARFFGVSMAGLGAFANFLWLPYYPLWALVLIAINIFIIWALCMGMHREAGDGRTA comes from the coding sequence ATGTCCAGTGACGCGACCCGACCCACATCGGCCGGCGTCAAACCGAGCCCGTGGCACGCGCCCACGTCCGGTACCACCGTGTTGGCGGCAGCGCTGATGATCTTCGGTGGAGCGATGGCGATCTTCGAGGGAATCTCGGCCATCGCCGGGGACGGCCTGTTCCTCGCGACACGTCGCTACGTGTTCCAGTTCAGCCTGACGGGCTGGGGCTGGGTCCATCTGTTCCTGGGCTTCGTCCTCGTCCTTGCGGGGTGCGCCGTGCTCACCGGAGCGCTGTGGGCGCGCTTCTTCGGCGTATCCATGGCAGGGCTGGGGGCGTTCGCCAACTTCCTGTGGCTGCCGTACTACCCCTTGTGGGCTCTGGTGCTGATCGCCATCAACATCTTCATCATCTGGGCGCTGTGCATGGGAATGCACAGAGAGGCCGGCGACGGCCGGACGGCCTGA
- a CDS encoding alpha/beta hydrolase — translation MVNPSRPRAAALTTSAVLLAALLAGCGNGSWDGDVMTQKLDWKDCPAPSEAEGGGSAPSPLPNGARWQCATMRAPLDWDKPKGATIGIALIRAKASGPADRRIGSLVFNFGGPGGSGVTALPAFGEDYAALRTRYDLVSFDPRGVGRSAPVECESDTQLDEYFQQDATPDTRAEQAQLLDRTRQFNDNCEKHSPKILPQVRTTDAARDMDLMRHLLGDAKLHYFGISYGTELGGVYAHLFPGHVGRAVLDAVVDPTQDPEQGALGQAKGFQLALDNFAEDCTSKETDCPIGDTPQDVKDRIATLLRDLEKKPIPGIFPRELTQTAATNGIAQSLYSKDFWEYLTEGLEQAYDGDGKILMLLSDSMNGRSENGEYSNIASANVAINCSDEKPRYTTDYVESKLPEFRAASPLFGDFLAWGMLSCHDWAVPGAADHPDVSAPGSAPILVVGNTGDPATPYEGARKMVEALGKGVAVELTYKGQGHGAYDSKNKCVQDAVNGYLLDGKVPEADTVCS, via the coding sequence ATGGTGAACCCCTCCCGGCCGCGTGCCGCCGCACTGACCACCAGCGCCGTGCTGCTGGCCGCCCTGCTGGCCGGATGCGGCAACGGCTCCTGGGACGGGGACGTGATGACGCAGAAGCTGGACTGGAAGGACTGTCCCGCACCGTCCGAGGCCGAGGGCGGCGGCAGCGCCCCGTCCCCGCTGCCGAACGGCGCCAGGTGGCAGTGCGCCACCATGCGAGCACCCCTGGACTGGGACAAGCCCAAGGGCGCCACCATCGGCATCGCGCTGATCCGCGCCAAGGCCAGCGGTCCGGCGGACCGGCGGATCGGCTCGCTCGTGTTCAACTTCGGCGGCCCCGGCGGCAGCGGTGTCACCGCGCTGCCCGCGTTCGGCGAGGACTACGCCGCCCTGCGCACCCGCTACGACCTGGTGAGCTTCGACCCGCGCGGGGTCGGCCGCAGCGCGCCGGTGGAGTGCGAGAGCGACACCCAGCTCGACGAGTACTTCCAGCAGGACGCGACGCCCGACACCCGGGCCGAACAGGCCCAGCTGCTGGACCGCACCAGGCAGTTCAACGACAACTGCGAGAAGCACTCGCCGAAGATCCTGCCGCAGGTGCGCACCACCGACGCCGCCCGCGACATGGACCTGATGCGCCACCTCCTCGGCGACGCCAAGCTGCACTACTTCGGCATCTCCTACGGCACCGAACTCGGCGGCGTCTACGCCCACCTGTTCCCCGGGCACGTCGGCCGGGCCGTGCTCGACGCGGTCGTCGATCCCACCCAGGACCCGGAGCAGGGCGCGCTCGGCCAGGCCAAGGGCTTCCAGCTCGCGCTGGACAACTTCGCCGAGGACTGCACGTCGAAGGAGACCGACTGCCCCATCGGCGACACCCCGCAGGACGTCAAGGACCGCATCGCCACGCTGCTGAGGGACCTGGAGAAGAAGCCGATCCCGGGCATCTTCCCGCGTGAGCTGACCCAGACCGCGGCGACCAACGGCATCGCGCAGTCCCTCTACTCCAAGGACTTCTGGGAGTACCTCACCGAGGGCCTGGAGCAGGCGTACGACGGCGACGGCAAGATCCTGATGCTGCTGTCCGACTCGATGAACGGGCGCAGCGAGAACGGCGAGTACAGCAACATCGCCTCGGCCAACGTCGCCATCAACTGCTCCGACGAGAAGCCCCGGTACACGACCGACTACGTCGAGAGCAAGCTGCCCGAGTTCCGTGCCGCCTCCCCGCTGTTCGGGGACTTCCTCGCCTGGGGCATGCTGTCCTGCCACGACTGGGCCGTGCCGGGCGCCGCCGACCACCCCGACGTCAGCGCGCCGGGGTCGGCGCCGATCCTCGTCGTCGGCAACACCGGCGATCCGGCCACGCCGTACGAGGGCGCCAGGAAGATGGTGGAGGCACTCGGCAAGGGCGTCGCCGTCGAGCTGACGTACAAGGGTCAGGGCCACGGAGCGTACGACAGCAAGAACAAGTGCGTGCAGGACGCGGTGAACGGCTATCTGCTGGACGGAAAGGTGCCGGAGGCCGACACGGTCTGCTCATGA